From one Musa acuminata AAA Group cultivar baxijiao chromosome BXJ2-6, Cavendish_Baxijiao_AAA, whole genome shotgun sequence genomic stretch:
- the LOC103987692 gene encoding protein BYPASS1-LIKE, whose translation MPVSVYQGFPSSSSVSFVFLGRSIRSIRADSVHRMNAHHHMATAEQQELCAFQRCVADHFLDLSAVGADGLLSLSWVRKLLHAFLVCHEEFRALLVDRWALIALPPLEHLIADFSDRAVKALDICNAVRDGVNQLRRLLAQLEIVVAALGPAAASTSRRRIGEGQLRRSRKALGEVAVVLDDKDASSILSHSNRSFGRSGNADPFPSPSGGRRSSHFRSTSSTVSRSWSAARQLQAIGSNTTAPRGHEVDASAGLAVPIYTMTAVLLFSMHSLVAAIPCRDRGLQAHFSVPRTFPWSAPIVSLHMRIMEESKKKDRRNSAGLLKEIQQIERCTHQLSELLDTIQLPMSEEEEKEVRQRVEELSEVCDALKDGLDPLERQVREVFLRIVRSHTESLDCLSHTAQ comes from the coding sequence ATGCCAGTCTCCGTCTACCAGGGCTTCCCATCCTCCTCCTCGGTCTCCTTTGTCTTCCTTGGCCGCTCCATCCGAAGCATCCGCGCCGATTCTGTTCACCGCATGAACGCCCACCACCACATGGCCACCGCCGAGCAACAGGAGCTGTGCGCCTTCCAGCGCTGCGTCGCAGACCACTTCTTGGACCTCTCTGCCGTCGGTGCCGACGGCCTTTTGTCACTCTCCTGGGTCCGCAAGCTCCTTCACGCCTTCCTCGTGTGCCACGAGGAGTTCCGGGCGCTTCTCGTCGACCGCTGGGCGCTCATTGCCTTGCCACCCCTCGAACACCTCATCGCCGACTTCTCCGACCGGGCCGTCAAGGCCCTCGACATCTGCAATGCCGTCCGCGACGGTGTCAACCAGCTCCGCCGCTTGCTGGCCCAACTTGAGATCGTGGTCGCAGCGCTCGGCCCTGCCGCCGCCTCCACGTCCCGCCGCAGAATCGGCGAGGGCCAGCTCCGCCGCTCCCGCAAGGCCCTCGGTGAAGTTGCCGTCGTGCTCGACGACAAGGACGCCAGCTCAATCCTCTCCCACAGCAACCGCTCCTTCGGCCGCAGCGGCAACGCCGACCCCTTTCCCTCGCCGAGCGGCGGCCGTCGCTCCTCCCACTTCCGCTCCACCTCCTCTACCGTGTCCCGCTCGTGGTCAGCCGCGCGGCAGCTGCAGGCCATCGGAAGCAACACGACCGCACCTCGAGGCCACGAGGTCGACGCCAGCGCCGGTCTTGCGGTGCCCATTTACACGATGACCGCTGTGCTCCTGTTTTCGATGCACTCCCTGGTGGCTGCGATCCCTTGCCGGGACCGCGGCCTCCAGGCCCACTTCTCCGTCCCGCGCACGTTTCCGTGGTCAGCGCCCATCGTATCTCTCCACATGCGGATCATGGAGGAGTCGAAGAAGAAGGATCGGAGGAACTCAGCCGGGCTGCTGAAGGAGATCCAACAGATCGAAAGGTGTACGCACCAATTGAGCGAGCTGCTAGACACCATTCAGCTCCCGATgtcagaggaggaggagaaagaggtgaGGCAAAGGGTGGAGGAGTTATCAGAGGTCTGCGATGCCTTGAAGGATGGGCTTGATCCGTTGGAACGTCAGGTCAGGGAGGTCTTCCTCCGGATCGTGCGCAGCCATACTGAGAGCCTCGATTGCTTGTCTCATACCGCGCAATGA
- the LOC135614767 gene encoding probable mediator of RNA polymerase II transcription subunit 26c isoform X2 produces MEAEDLRRWMRDAGVDLWALIDTAISVAAAEHRQELRARRDGIVQRLYAAGDAGRCRNCGSSGGGSVVPRREEAKGSSSSAEKRAAVGAASPPSPESMNRTAAAAEEEEQDDQRTYGRSIDEEQSKILDIKRFLDDPDQSEDSLVRLLQNLADMDITFRALKETDIGRHVNGLRKHPSSEVRRLVKQLVRKWKDLVDEWVTSNSACDTASPAIITDGDSPQQISGKNNQNGHHVPEFGYSPNPHAGYLSSERNSSESVEPKAKSAINSTKTNNTSTHAPSSASPAHKVKEHKDSLLDPERLASARKRLHENYQEAQNAKKQRTIQVMDIHQIPKPKIPRKGGSMWKH; encoded by the exons ATGGAGGCGGAGGACCTAAGGCGGTGGATGCGGGACGCCGGGGTGGATCTTTGGGCCTTGATCGACACCGCCATCTCGGTGGCCGCGGCAGAGCACCGGCAGGAGCTCCGCGCACGGAGGGATGGGATCGTGCAGCGGCTCTACGCTGCGGGAGACGCCGGGCGGTGCAGGAACTGCGGGTCGTCCGGCGGCGGCTCCGTGGTGCCGCGGCGGGAGGAGGCGAAGGGGAGCAGCAGCTCGGCGGAGAAGAGGGCGGCGGTGGGGGCGGCATCCCCGCCGTCGCCTGAGTCGATGAATaggacggcggcggcggccgagGAGGAAGAGCAGGATGATCAGAGGACCTATGGCCGTTCGATCGACGAAGAGCAGAGCAAAATCCTGGACATCAAACGGTTTTTGGACGACCCCGATCAG TCGGAAGATTCTTTGGTTAGGCTGCTGCAGAACCTTGCGGACATGGATATCACATTCAGAGCTCTCAAG GAAACTGATATCGGAAGGCATGTGAATGGTCTTCGGAAGCATCCCTCTAGTGAGGTCCGGCGATTGGTGAAGCAACTTGTCAG GAAGTGGAAAGATCTCGTGGACGAGTGGGTGACATCGAATTCCGCATGCGACACCGCGTCTCCAGCAATCATCA CTGATGGAGACTCGCCACAGCAGATCTCCGGAAAGAACAACCAGAACGGGCACCAC GTTCCAGAATTCGGATACTCACCGAATCCACACG CTGGCTACTTGAGCTCCGAGAGGAATAGCTCGGAGTCCGTAGAACCAAAGGCGAAGTCCGCCATTAATTCGACGAAGACCAACAACACCTCCACCCACGCCCCATCATCTGCTTCTCCAGCT CACAAGGTGAAGGAACACAAGGACAGCTTGCTGGACCCGGAGAGGCTCGCTTCGGCGAGAAAAAGACTCCATGAGAACTACCAGGAAGCTCAAAATG CTAAAAAGCAGCGGACGATCCAGGTGATGGATATCCACCAGATCCCAAAGCCCAAGATCCCCCGGAAGGGCGGCTCCATGTGGAAGCACTGA
- the LOC135614767 gene encoding probable mediator of RNA polymerase II transcription subunit 26c isoform X1 produces MEAEDLRRWMRDAGVDLWALIDTAISVAAAEHRQELRARRDGIVQRLYAAGDAGRCRNCGSSGGGSVVPRREEAKGSSSSAEKRAAVGAASPPSPESMNRTAAAAEEEEQDDQRTYGRSIDEEQSKILDIKRFLDDPDQSEDSLVRLLQNLADMDITFRALKETDIGRHVNGLRKHPSSEVRRLVKQLVRKWKDLVDEWVTSNSACDTASPAIITCVAADGDSPQQISGKNNQNGHHVPEFGYSPNPHAGYLSSERNSSESVEPKAKSAINSTKTNNTSTHAPSSASPAHKVKEHKDSLLDPERLASARKRLHENYQEAQNAKKQRTIQVMDIHQIPKPKIPRKGGSMWKH; encoded by the exons ATGGAGGCGGAGGACCTAAGGCGGTGGATGCGGGACGCCGGGGTGGATCTTTGGGCCTTGATCGACACCGCCATCTCGGTGGCCGCGGCAGAGCACCGGCAGGAGCTCCGCGCACGGAGGGATGGGATCGTGCAGCGGCTCTACGCTGCGGGAGACGCCGGGCGGTGCAGGAACTGCGGGTCGTCCGGCGGCGGCTCCGTGGTGCCGCGGCGGGAGGAGGCGAAGGGGAGCAGCAGCTCGGCGGAGAAGAGGGCGGCGGTGGGGGCGGCATCCCCGCCGTCGCCTGAGTCGATGAATaggacggcggcggcggccgagGAGGAAGAGCAGGATGATCAGAGGACCTATGGCCGTTCGATCGACGAAGAGCAGAGCAAAATCCTGGACATCAAACGGTTTTTGGACGACCCCGATCAG TCGGAAGATTCTTTGGTTAGGCTGCTGCAGAACCTTGCGGACATGGATATCACATTCAGAGCTCTCAAG GAAACTGATATCGGAAGGCATGTGAATGGTCTTCGGAAGCATCCCTCTAGTGAGGTCCGGCGATTGGTGAAGCAACTTGTCAG GAAGTGGAAAGATCTCGTGGACGAGTGGGTGACATCGAATTCCGCATGCGACACCGCGTCTCCAGCAATCATCA CTTGTGTTGCAGCTGATGGAGACTCGCCACAGCAGATCTCCGGAAAGAACAACCAGAACGGGCACCAC GTTCCAGAATTCGGATACTCACCGAATCCACACG CTGGCTACTTGAGCTCCGAGAGGAATAGCTCGGAGTCCGTAGAACCAAAGGCGAAGTCCGCCATTAATTCGACGAAGACCAACAACACCTCCACCCACGCCCCATCATCTGCTTCTCCAGCT CACAAGGTGAAGGAACACAAGGACAGCTTGCTGGACCCGGAGAGGCTCGCTTCGGCGAGAAAAAGACTCCATGAGAACTACCAGGAAGCTCAAAATG CTAAAAAGCAGCGGACGATCCAGGTGATGGATATCCACCAGATCCCAAAGCCCAAGATCCCCCGGAAGGGCGGCTCCATGTGGAAGCACTGA
- the LOC103987695 gene encoding uncharacterized protein LOC103987695 isoform X1 has protein sequence MASGGSGGVELPRKEANVLKGHEGPVLAVRFNGDGNYCLSCGKDRTLRLWNPHRGIHIKTYKSHGREIRDVHVTSDNAKLCSCGGDRQIFYWDVSTGRVIRKFRGHDSEVNAVKFNAYDSVVVSAGYDQSVRAWDCRSQSTEPIQIIDTFQDSVMSVCLTKTEIIAGSVDGTVRTFDIRIGRELVDNLGQAVNCISLSNDGNCVLASCLDSTLRLLDRSTGELLQEYKGHTCKSYKMDCCLTNTDAHVTGGSEDGTIFFWDLVDASVVSSFKAHRSVDDSIMVEEEGEVADKFGGSSDDPTTNTTGIGPLSFATWATWLRLAIAAVKAVVLRVTPSLTRERR, from the exons ATGGCGAGCGGGGGCAGCGGCGGCGTGGAGCTGCCGCGGAAGGAGGCGAACGTGCTGAAGGGGCACGAGGGGCCGGTTTTGGCCGTCCGGTTCAACGGGGACGGGAACTATTGCCTCAGCTGCGGCAAGGACCGTACCCTCCGCCTCTGGAATCCCCACCGGGGCATCCACATCAAGACATACAAGTCGCACGGGCGCGAGATCCGTGACGTCCATGTTACCTC GGACAACGCGAAGCTGTGCTCCTGCGGCGGTGATCGCCAGATATTCTACTGGGATGTCTCCACCGGCCGCGTCATCCGCAAGTTTCGAGGCCACGACAGTGAG GTGAATGCTGTGAAGTTTAATGCGTATGACTCAGTCGTAGTGTCGGCTGGCTATGATCAATCCGTTCGTGCGTGGGATTGCAGATCCCAGAGTACAGAGCCCATTCAG ATCATTGATACATTTCAAGACAGCGTGATGTCTGTTTGTTTGACGAAAACTGAAATTATTGCTGGAAGTGTTGATGGAACTGTTCGCACGTTTGACATACGAATCGGGAG AGAATTAGTTGACAATTTGGGGCAGGCTGTCAACTGTATTTCATTGTCGAATGATGGCAATTGCGTCTTAGCAAGTTGCTTGGATTCAACTCTACGTCTTCTGGATAG GTCCACTGGAGAACTTCTACAAGAGTACAAGGGCCATACCTGCAAG TCTTACAAGATGGATTGTTGTCTAACCAACACTGATGCACATGTTACTGGTGGGTCCGAGGATGGGACAATTTTCTTCTGGGATCTAGTAGATGCATCTGTAGTTTCAAGTTTCAAAGCTCATCGCTCTGTG GATGACAGCATCATGGTGGAGGAAGAGGGTGAAGTGGCTGATAAGTTTGGAGGGTCTAGCGACGACCCCACTACCAACACCACTGGCATTGGGCCATTGTCATTTGCAACCTGGGCCACCTGGCTGCGGTTGGCCATAGCTGCTGTGAAGGCTGTTGTTTTGAGGGTCACTCCATCCCTGACCCGCGAAAGACGGTAA
- the LOC103987695 gene encoding uncharacterized protein LOC103987695 isoform X2 translates to MASGGSGGVELPRKEANVLKGHEGPVLAVRFNGDGNYCLSCGKDRTLRLWNPHRGIHIKTYKSHGREIRDVHVTSDNAKLCSCGGDRQIFYWDVSTGRVIRKFRGHDSEVNAVKFNAYDSVVVSAGYDQSVRAWDCRSQSTEPIQIIDTFQDSVMSVCLTKTEIIAGSVDGTVRTFDIRIGRELVDNLGQAVNCISLSNDGNCVLASCLDSTLRLLDRSTGELLQEYKGHTCKSYKMDCCLTNTDAHVTGGSEDGTIFFWDLVDASVVSSFKAHRSVVTSVNYHPKECCMLTSSVDGTVCVWKP, encoded by the exons ATGGCGAGCGGGGGCAGCGGCGGCGTGGAGCTGCCGCGGAAGGAGGCGAACGTGCTGAAGGGGCACGAGGGGCCGGTTTTGGCCGTCCGGTTCAACGGGGACGGGAACTATTGCCTCAGCTGCGGCAAGGACCGTACCCTCCGCCTCTGGAATCCCCACCGGGGCATCCACATCAAGACATACAAGTCGCACGGGCGCGAGATCCGTGACGTCCATGTTACCTC GGACAACGCGAAGCTGTGCTCCTGCGGCGGTGATCGCCAGATATTCTACTGGGATGTCTCCACCGGCCGCGTCATCCGCAAGTTTCGAGGCCACGACAGTGAG GTGAATGCTGTGAAGTTTAATGCGTATGACTCAGTCGTAGTGTCGGCTGGCTATGATCAATCCGTTCGTGCGTGGGATTGCAGATCCCAGAGTACAGAGCCCATTCAG ATCATTGATACATTTCAAGACAGCGTGATGTCTGTTTGTTTGACGAAAACTGAAATTATTGCTGGAAGTGTTGATGGAACTGTTCGCACGTTTGACATACGAATCGGGAG AGAATTAGTTGACAATTTGGGGCAGGCTGTCAACTGTATTTCATTGTCGAATGATGGCAATTGCGTCTTAGCAAGTTGCTTGGATTCAACTCTACGTCTTCTGGATAG GTCCACTGGAGAACTTCTACAAGAGTACAAGGGCCATACCTGCAAG TCTTACAAGATGGATTGTTGTCTAACCAACACTGATGCACATGTTACTGGTGGGTCCGAGGATGGGACAATTTTCTTCTGGGATCTAGTAGATGCATCTGTAGTTTCAAGTTTCAAAGCTCATCGCTCTGTG GTCACAAGTGTGAATTATCATCCGAAAGAATGTTGTATGCTTACATCATCTGTTGATGGCACGGTGTGCGTATGGAAACCATGA
- the LOC135614769 gene encoding probable serine/threonine-protein kinase At1g01540, with protein sequence MSDHELSARTNIFGLRLWVVISICAGTGFLLLFLLSLCLSLMRKNASSRRTTATIPVTTKEIQEVRVDPSQTSGVVTSPRSVKQKEDESPVVVQKARVASPERGKSEGGGSPLGKRPTDQAAAVPAEVSRLGWGLWFTLRELEVATDNFSDENVIGEGGYGTVYHGILEDGTQIAVKNLLNNKGQAEKEFKVEVEAIGRARHKNLVRLLGYCVEGAQRMLVYEYLDNGNLEQWLHGEVGPSSPLTWDNRMNIMLGTAKGLLYLHEGLEPKVVHRDIKSSNILLDKHWTPKLSDFGLAKLLGTGRNYVTTRVMGTFGYVAPEYASTGMLNETSDVYSFGILIMEIISGRRPVDYSRPPGEVNLIEWIKTMVSNRNTDEVVDPKMAEKPLSRTLKKTLLVALRCVDPDSQQRPKMGHVIHMLEVDDFPYQDEHRAGRIGQPYSNSPQYKVRVSARQVTEPGDNSTKSEI encoded by the exons ATGTCGGATCACGAGCTCTCGGCGCGCACAAACATCTTTGGGCTCCGCCTCTGGGTCGTAATCAGCATCTGCGCCGGTACGgggttcctcctcctcttccttctctctctctgcctCAGCCTCATGCGCAAGAATGCCTCCTCCCGGCGGACCACCGCCACCATCCCCGTTACAACCAAAGAAATCCAAGAAGTTCGCGTCGATCCTTCTCAGACCTCCGGCGTTGTTACATCTCCTCGATCCGTCAAGCAGAAGGAAGATGAGAGCCCAGTCGTTGTCCAGAAAGCTCGTGTCGCCTCCCCTGAGCGTGGCAAAAGTGAGGGAGGCGGCTCGCCGCTCGGTAAACGTCCCACGGACCAGGCTGCCGCCGTCCCGGCGGAGGTGTCCCGCCTGGGGTGGGGGCTGTGGTTCACTCTCAGGGAGCTTGAGGTGGCCACCGACAACTTTTCCGACGAGAATGTGATCGGAGAAGGCGGATACGGAACCGTCTACCACGGCATCTTGGAAGACGGCACTCAGATTGCAGTGAAGAACTTGCTGAACAACAA GGGGCAGGCAGAGAAGGAATTCAAGGTCGAAGTCGAAGCCATCGGCCGCGCCCGCCACAAGAATCTAGTGAGGTTACTGGGATACTGCGTGGAAGGTGCTCAAAG GATGCTTGTCTATGAATACCTGGACAATGGGAACCTCGAACAGTGGCTCCATGGAGAAGTTGGACCAAGCAGCCCTCTTACCTGGGACAACCGGATGAACATCATGCTTGGAACAGCAAAAGG GCTACTGTACTTGCATGAAGGACTTGAACCCAAAGTAGTTCATCGCGACATTAAATCGAGCAACATCCTGCTCGACAAGCACTGGACTCCCAAGCTCTCTGATTTTGGTCTCGCGAAGCTGTTAGGCACAGGCAGAAACTATGTCACGACACGCGTGATGGGAACTTTTGG TTATGTGGCTCCTGAGTATGCCAGTACTGGTATGTTGAATGAGACGAGTGATGTTTATAGCTTTGGGATACTTATCATGGAGATCATATCTGGTCGTAGGCCAGTCGATTATAGCAGGCCTCCTGGCGAG GTTAATCTGATAGAGTGGATTAAGACCATGGTCAGTAATCGAAATACCGACGAAGTCGTGGATCCAAAGATGGCTGAGAAACCTTTGTCGAGGACATTAAAGAAGACACTTTTAGTCGCACTGCGATGTGTGGATCCTGATTCGCAACAAAGGCCAAAGATGGGGCATGTAATACACATGCTTGAAGTTGATGATTTCCCCTACCAAGAT GAACATCGAGCAGGACGTATTGGGCAACCATATTCCAACAGTCCTCAGTATAAAGTAAGAGTATCGGCAAGACAAGTCACTGAGCCTGGTGATAACAGCACAAAATCTGAAATCTAG
- the LOC135614770 gene encoding uncharacterized protein LOC135614770 → MPTAAGSPSSSTTITTTSTAVDVTENPVSNRNEGGGGAPAASATQSWWESISRARSRILSLASVLSSPDLASLADSDRPARSLLDSPLAYAALSAAFSAPSSGSGDDPLCHWLYDTFQSSDSDLRLVALSFLPLLAGHYLSRVVSSSSSSSAANPPSLAGFEAVLLALYAAEVKARAGKPVLVSVPDLSLPSLYHTPRPSAPSRQPPSAATAPPPRPSVGILSPPLEPQIAVKSTKRACIVAVALDSYYKNISFMPSRSKIDLCEFVAAWAGQDCPCRFEFDDDDLNRSSLCSSSPSSSSSSPQVRIFFEDNGGIGGAAEEMRKLAIQEGPNGNHCDGEDEGGGASRRGSRVPLPWELLQPVLRILGHCLLAPLNPQEVRDSASMAVRCVYGRASHDLLPQAILASRSLIQLDKSARKAAKPEIAPSNSSKPNTPSKPKKPEVLLVSK, encoded by the coding sequence ATGCCGACCGCCGCCGGCTCcccttcctcctccaccaccatcaCGACCACTTCTACAGCCGTGGATGTCACGGAGAACCCCGTCTCGAACCGTAACgagggaggcggcggcgcccccgCAGCGAGTGCGACGCAGTCGTGGTGGGAGTCTATCTCCCGAGCCCGCTCCCGGATCCTGTCCCTGGCCTCCGTGCTGTCCTCGCCGGACCTTGCCTCGCTGGCGGATTCCGACCGCCCCGCCCGCTCCCTCCTTGACTCCCCCTTAGCCTACGCCGCGCTCTCCGCCGCCTTCTCCGCCCCCTCCTCTGGATCCGGCGATGACCCCCTCTGCCACTGGCTCTATGACACGTTCCAGTCATCCGACTCCGACCTCCGCCTAGTTGCCCTCTCCTTCCTCCCCCTCCTCGCTGGCCATTATCTCTCCCGCGTCgtctcatcctcctcctcatcctccgccGCCAACCCGCCCTCTCTCGCCGGGTTTGAGGCCGTCCTCCTTGCCCTATACGCCGCCGAGGTCAAAGCCCGCGCTGGAAAGCCCGTCCTTGTCTCCGTTCCCGACCTCTCCCTCCCCTCCCTCTACCACACCCCCCGCCCCTCTGCCCCCTCCCGCCAGCCCCCATCTGCCGCCACTGCGCCTCCGCCTCGACCCTCCGTCGGCATTCTCTCCCCCCCTCTCGAGCCCCAAATCGCCGTCAAGTCCACGAAGCGTGCTTGCATCGTCGCCGTGGCGCTTGATTCTTACTACAAGAATATCTCCTTCATGCCCAGTCGCTCAAAAATAGATCTTTGCGAGTTCGTCGCTGCCTGGGCTGGCCAGGATTGCCCCTGCCGCTTCGAGTTCGATGATGATGACCTGAATCGATCCTCACTCTGCTCCTCGTCCCcgtcctcgtcctcctcgtcgCCCCAGGTTAGGATATTTTTCGAGGACAACGGAGGAATTGGAGGCGCTGCCGAGGAGATGAGGAAATTAGCAATCCAGGAGGGTCCTAATGGCAATCACTGTGATGGGGAGGACGAAGGAGGTGGAGCCTCGAGGAGGGGGTCGAGGGTTCCTCTCCCTTGGGAGCTTTTGCAGCCGGTGCTTAGGATTTTAGGGCACTGTCTTCTAGCACCTCTGAATCCCCAAGAGGTGAGGGATTCGGCATCTATGGCAGTGCGTTGTGTCTATGGTCGAGCTTCGCATGATCTGCTGCCACAGGCCATCCTGGCTTCCCGTAGCTTGATTCAGCTGGATAAGAGTGCGAGGAAGGCAGCAAAACCTGAAATTGCCCCAAGCAATTCATCAAA